One Primulina huaijiensis isolate GDHJ02 chromosome 5, ASM1229523v2, whole genome shotgun sequence DNA segment encodes these proteins:
- the LOC140977544 gene encoding uncharacterized protein isoform X2, with product MQQNQLEMQEMRSMFLQSMNQQNQQEQVSSGGIGSGIGNEVGSNGDIDIGAKKNGNFDHVSLKVELHQQIQTQNCITLFLVDLVGKFGLIRFWWRRWT from the exons ATGCAACAAAATCAGCTAGAAATGCAAGAAATGAGGTCCATGTTTTTACAAAGTATGAATCAACAAAATCAGCAAGAACAG GTTTCTAGTGGTGGCATTGGTAGCGGTATTGGGAATGAAGTTGGTAGTAATGGTGATATCGATATTGGTGCCAAGAAAAATGGTAATTTTGATCATGTTTCTCTG AAGGTCGAATTGCATCAACAGATCCAAACACAAAATTGCATCACGTTGTTCTTGGTAGATCTTGTTGGAAAGTTTGGGTTGATAAGGTTTTGGTGGAGAAGGTGGACCTAA
- the LOC140977544 gene encoding uncharacterized protein isoform X1, whose protein sequence is MQQNQLEMQEMRSMFLQSMNQQNQQEQVSSGGIGSGIGNEVGSNGDIDIGAKKNGNFDHVSLLNLRNVSLGDIRANTKCKLLHWCAYELVVAEGRIASTDPNTKLHHVVLGRSCWKVWVDKVLVEKVDLIRPNDEMQFLEDAIGSTVAWLSKFIVLCDL, encoded by the exons ATGCAACAAAATCAGCTAGAAATGCAAGAAATGAGGTCCATGTTTTTACAAAGTATGAATCAACAAAATCAGCAAGAACAG GTTTCTAGTGGTGGCATTGGTAGCGGTATTGGGAATGAAGTTGGTAGTAATGGTGATATCGATATTGGTGCCAAGAAAAATGGTAATTTTGATCATGTTTCTCTG TTAAATTTGAGGAATGTGAGTCTTGGAGATATCCGTGCTAATACTAAATGTAAGCTGCTTCATTGGTGTGCTTATGAATTAGTTGTTGCAGAAGGTCGAATTGCATCAACAGATCCAAACACAAAATTGCATCACGTTGTTCTTGGTAGATCTTGTTGGAAAGTTTGGGTTGATAAGGTTTTGGTGGAGAAGGTGGACCTAATTCGACCAAATGATGAAATGCAGTTTCTCGAGGACGCGATAGGAAGCACGGTAGCATGGTTATCTAAATTTATAGTATTGTGTGATTTATAA